A DNA window from Capnocytophaga sp. ARDL2 contains the following coding sequences:
- the efp gene encoding elongation factor P: protein MASTADIRNGLCIKHNNDIYKIVEFLHVKPGKGPAFVRTKLKSVTTGKVLDNTFSAGHKIDVVRVETHTFQYLYNEGNDFHFMNNETFEQITLDRNLLDAPDLLKEGTNVMVQINTETESPLSVDMPASIVLEVTYTEPGVKGNTATNATKPATVETGAQVNVPLFINEGDKIKIDTASGSYVERVKE from the coding sequence ATGGCAAGTACTGCTGATATTAGAAACGGATTGTGTATCAAACACAACAATGACATATACAAAATTGTAGAATTTTTGCATGTAAAACCTGGAAAAGGTCCAGCTTTCGTAAGAACAAAATTGAAAAGTGTAACTACTGGAAAAGTATTGGACAATACATTTTCAGCAGGTCACAAAATTGATGTAGTGCGTGTAGAAACACACACTTTCCAATATTTGTACAACGAAGGAAATGATTTCCACTTTATGAACAACGAAACTTTCGAGCAAATCACTTTGGACAGAAACTTGTTAGACGCTCCAGATTTGTTGAAAGAAGGTACAAATGTAATGGTACAAATCAACACAGAAACAGAAAGCCCATTGTCTGTAGATATGCCAGCTTCTATCGTGTTGGAAGTAACTTACACTGAGCCAGGTGTGAAAGGAAATACAGCTACAAACGCTACAAAACCAGCTACAGTAGAAACAGGAGCTCAAGTAAATGTACCTTTGTTTATCAACGAGGGAGACAAAATTAAAATAGATACAGCTTCTGGAAGTTATGTAGAGCGTGTTAAAGAATAA
- the lpxA gene encoding acyl-ACP--UDP-N-acetylglucosamine O-acyltransferase, with translation MNQPLAYVHPGAKIAKNVVIEPFTTIHNNVEIGEGTWIGSNVTIMEGARIGKNCQIFPGAVISAVPQDLKFGGEESLAIIGDNTTIRECVTINRGTAASGQTIVGSNCLLMAYVHVAHDCIVGNNVVMANSVALAGHVTVGNYAVIGGLAAVHQFITIGDHTMISGGSLVRKDVPPYIKAAKEPLSYIGINSIGLRRRGFSTEKIREIQDIYRILYQQRYNNTQAIEIIEAEMQATPERDEIIQFVRNSSRGIMKGYSKII, from the coding sequence ATGAATCAACCATTAGCGTATGTACATCCAGGGGCAAAGATTGCTAAAAATGTAGTGATTGAACCTTTTACTACTATTCACAACAATGTGGAAATAGGCGAGGGAACTTGGATTGGCTCAAATGTTACCATTATGGAAGGGGCAAGAATTGGAAAAAATTGCCAAATCTTTCCAGGAGCGGTCATTTCGGCAGTACCACAAGATTTAAAATTTGGTGGTGAAGAATCTTTAGCTATCATTGGAGACAATACCACAATCAGAGAATGCGTTACGATCAATAGAGGAACGGCAGCTTCTGGTCAGACCATTGTAGGAAGCAACTGCTTATTGATGGCGTATGTGCATGTGGCTCACGATTGTATCGTTGGAAACAATGTAGTTATGGCAAATAGCGTGGCATTGGCAGGACATGTTACAGTAGGAAATTATGCAGTAATTGGCGGTTTAGCCGCTGTACACCAGTTTATTACCATAGGAGACCATACTATGATTTCTGGAGGTTCGTTGGTAAGAAAAGATGTGCCACCGTATATCAAAGCAGCAAAAGAACCTTTGTCTTACATCGGAATAAATTCTATCGGATTGAGAAGAAGAGGATTTTCAACAGAAAAAATTAGAGAAATTCAAGATATTTACCGTATCTTGTACCAACAAAGATACAACAATACTCAGGCGATTGAAATCATCGAAGCAGAAATGCAGGCTACGCCTGAACGAGATGAAATCATTCAATTTGTGAGAAATTCGTCTCGAGGAATTATGAAAGGATATTCAAAAATAATTTAA
- a CDS encoding Na+/H+ antiporter NhaC family protein: MNEKISFVSILPLVLFVGTFIGCGIYYQDFYAIPSPIAVIIGIISAFVLFRSTFNEKVSTFIAGLGNSNILTMCVIYLLAGAFATLSKDLGCVDVIVELSVQCIPIQYIPLGIFIIASFISLASGTSVGTIVTIAPIAFGFSQNYELNHSFVAASLLGGAMFGDNLSMISDTTIAATQSLGCSMKDKFYENLKFAIPAALLTCVFYLYLSEPVEYQLVEYDYSIVNYWFVLPYLLVILLALLGIHVFLVLIIGVLATAFLGIFFSDLNFLTLSTSIYKGFSDMNEIFLLSLLTGGLAAMIEAAGGVQYILNKIQKVIKGKKSAMFGIGGLVSLVDIATANNTIAIIISSKIANVIKEEYKLSARLTAAILDIFSCVFQGILPYGAQVLLLIGLSNQLVAYDTLISYTYYPFLLLFIVIVWLLIVPRKRLSTNDLHINK, from the coding sequence ATGAATGAAAAAATATCTTTCGTAAGTATTTTACCTTTAGTATTATTTGTCGGGACGTTTATCGGTTGTGGGATTTATTATCAAGATTTTTATGCTATTCCATCACCTATTGCTGTAATTATTGGTATCATTTCGGCTTTTGTGTTGTTTCGTTCGACCTTTAATGAAAAAGTATCTACTTTTATTGCAGGTTTAGGAAATTCTAACATTCTAACCATGTGTGTGATATATCTTTTGGCAGGTGCTTTTGCGACGCTTTCAAAAGATTTGGGATGTGTAGATGTCATCGTCGAATTGAGCGTTCAATGTATTCCTATTCAATACATTCCTTTAGGGATTTTTATCATAGCCTCTTTTATATCTTTGGCGTCAGGTACTTCTGTGGGGACGATTGTTACTATTGCACCTATTGCATTTGGTTTTAGTCAAAACTACGAGTTAAATCATTCGTTTGTAGCAGCATCGCTTTTAGGAGGAGCAATGTTTGGTGATAATCTTTCGATGATTTCTGATACAACAATTGCAGCCACACAGTCGTTGGGATGTTCGATGAAAGATAAATTTTATGAAAATCTAAAGTTTGCCATTCCAGCCGCACTTTTGACTTGTGTGTTTTATTTGTATTTGTCAGAACCTGTCGAATATCAATTGGTAGAGTATGACTATTCTATAGTAAATTATTGGTTTGTTTTGCCTTATTTATTGGTTATTCTACTGGCTTTATTGGGAATACATGTATTTTTAGTGTTGATTATTGGTGTATTGGCAACTGCTTTTTTAGGAATATTTTTTTCAGATTTAAATTTTTTAACCCTATCAACATCTATATACAAAGGTTTTTCAGATATGAACGAAATCTTTTTATTATCACTTTTGACAGGAGGATTGGCTGCAATGATAGAGGCAGCAGGAGGGGTTCAATATATATTGAATAAAATTCAAAAAGTAATCAAAGGGAAAAAATCTGCTATGTTTGGAATAGGAGGATTGGTGAGTTTGGTTGACATTGCCACGGCAAATAATACGATTGCAATCATCATTTCCTCAAAGATTGCTAATGTCATAAAAGAAGAGTACAAATTGTCAGCCAGACTTACTGCTGCAATTTTAGATATTTTTTCTTGTGTTTTTCAAGGAATATTGCCCTACGGAGCTCAAGTGCTATTATTGATAGGACTTAGCAATCAGTTGGTTGCCTATGATACCTTGATATCTTATACCTATTATCCGTTTTTATTATTGTTTATAGTAATAGTTTGGTTGTTGATTGTACCGAGAAAAAGATTATCAACAAATGATCTGCATATCAACAAATAG
- the sucD gene encoding succinate--CoA ligase subunit alpha: MSVLVNKNSKIIVQGFTGGEGTFHATQMIEYGTNVVGGVTPGKGGSTHLDKPVFNTVKDAVKETGADTSIIFVPPAFAADAIMEAAEAGIKVIICITEGIPVADMVKAYDYVKSRDCRLVGPNCPGVITPEEAKVGIMPGFVFKKGKVGIVSKSGTLTYEAADQVVKQGMGITTAIGIGGDPIIGTTTKEAVELLMNDPETEAIIMIGEIGGQLEADAARWIKADGNRKPVIGFIAGETAPKGRTMGHAGAIVGGADDTAEAKKRIMRENGIHVVDSPAEIGKKVKEVLG, from the coding sequence ATGAGTGTTTTAGTAAATAAGAATTCTAAAATAATCGTTCAAGGATTCACAGGAGGAGAGGGAACTTTCCACGCTACTCAAATGATTGAGTACGGAACTAATGTAGTTGGTGGTGTTACACCAGGAAAAGGTGGTTCTACTCACTTAGACAAACCAGTTTTCAACACAGTAAAAGACGCTGTAAAAGAAACAGGTGCAGATACATCTATCATTTTCGTACCACCTGCATTTGCAGCAGACGCTATCATGGAAGCAGCAGAGGCTGGAATCAAAGTTATCATCTGTATTACAGAGGGTATTCCAGTAGCTGATATGGTAAAAGCTTACGACTATGTAAAATCAAGAGATTGTCGTTTGGTAGGTCCAAACTGTCCAGGGGTAATTACTCCAGAAGAGGCAAAAGTAGGTATTATGCCAGGTTTCGTATTCAAAAAAGGAAAAGTGGGTATCGTTTCTAAATCTGGAACACTTACTTACGAAGCAGCTGACCAAGTAGTAAAACAAGGTATGGGAATCACGACAGCGATCGGTATCGGTGGAGACCCAATCATCGGAACTACTACAAAAGAAGCAGTAGAATTGTTGATGAACGACCCAGAAACTGAAGCAATCATCATGATTGGTGAAATCGGTGGACAGTTGGAAGCAGACGCTGCTCGTTGGATCAAAGCAGATGGAAACAGAAAACCAGTTATTGGATTCATCGCTGGAGAAACAGCTCCTAAAGGTCGTACAATGGGACACGCAGGTGCTATCGTTGGTGGAGCTGATGATACAGCTGAGGCTAAAAAACGCATCATGAGAGAAAATGGTATCCATGTTGTAGATTCACCAGCTGAAATCGGTAAAAAAGTAAAAGAAGTATTGGGGTAA
- a CDS encoding nuclear transport factor 2 family protein yields MATARNIVVKFYESAGILSKNYLLDILHEDVQMEWYSSKGYLVLDYNDILAMSKDMRSTYDNLRTEIIEVVAEGDKISIVHSYYVRTIENPEEEIILATFFTIWEVKDGKLFKGIQMSQLGKR; encoded by the coding sequence ATGGCAACCGCAAGAAATATCGTTGTAAAGTTTTATGAATCAGCAGGAATTTTGAGTAAAAATTACCTGTTGGATATATTGCATGAAGATGTTCAAATGGAATGGTACAGTTCCAAAGGATATTTAGTGCTTGATTATAACGATATTTTGGCAATGTCTAAAGATATGCGTTCTACTTACGACAATCTTCGTACAGAAATTATTGAGGTAGTAGCAGAGGGAGATAAAATCTCTATCGTGCATTCGTATTATGTACGAACGATTGAAAACCCAGAAGAAGAAATAATTTTGGCAACATTTTTTACCATTTGGGAAGTAAAAGATGGAAAATTGTTTAAAGGAATTCAAATGAGTCAATTGGGGAAAAGGTAA
- a CDS encoding DUF4476 domain-containing protein has translation MKKITLIMMMFIQMSVFSQERTLIKNEMGTRDRQELNVERYRRGASQAIERGNQAVRQTTTTTTSNRINDSFNYSYARNAGAEMRLFIADNGYYTVEINNQLMASPYGRFHFFDIPNGRNLLSIYEDGYLIYRANVFVQSNRMVNLEFQKRTGLFEIFTPVVGGGNHYSPYYSAEVTANEFSDMLRHINRNTSFDDDRMRYIRTMKVNRYFTSNQIATLVKALSFDKNKLIMAKELYLHCINPHNYYEVFDMISYTSNKRDLEKYIQQQNTIRR, from the coding sequence ATGAAAAAAATTACGCTTATTATGATGATGTTTATACAAATGAGCGTTTTTTCTCAAGAACGCACATTGATTAAAAATGAAATGGGTACTCGTGATCGTCAGGAATTGAATGTAGAGAGATATCGTAGAGGAGCATCACAAGCAATCGAAAGAGGTAACCAAGCCGTGAGACAAACGACAACAACTACAACATCAAATCGTATAAATGATTCATTCAATTATTCATACGCTCGTAATGCAGGAGCAGAAATGAGGTTGTTTATAGCTGATAATGGATATTATACAGTAGAGATCAACAATCAATTGATGGCTTCGCCTTATGGAAGATTTCATTTCTTTGATATACCAAACGGAAGAAATCTATTGTCGATTTATGAAGATGGCTATTTGATTTACAGAGCAAATGTTTTTGTTCAAAGCAATAGAATGGTAAATTTAGAATTTCAAAAACGCACTGGATTGTTTGAAATATTTACACCTGTAGTAGGAGGAGGAAATCACTATAGTCCGTATTATTCGGCTGAGGTTACTGCAAATGAATTTTCTGATATGTTGCGACACATCAATCGCAATACTTCTTTTGACGATGATCGTATGAGGTATATACGCACGATGAAAGTAAATAGATATTTTACCTCAAATCAAATTGCAACATTAGTAAAAGCATTGTCTTTTGACAAGAACAAGTTGATAATGGCAAAAGAATTGTATTTGCACTGTATAAATCCTCATAACTATTATGAAGTGTTTGATATGATATCTTATACTTCAAACAAGAGAGATTTAGAAAAATATATACAACAACAAAATACAATTAGAAGATAA
- a CDS encoding UDP-3-O-(3-hydroxymyristoyl)glucosamine N-acyltransferase → MKFPKTYKLKTIAEMLGCSYVGASDFPVLGMNEIHVVEAGDIVFVDHPKYYDKALQSNATIILINKEVECPEGKALLISDNPFRDFNKLANFFRPFVPSQSNISSTAEIDASTIIQPNVFIGNYVKIGKNCIIHSNVSIYDHTEIGDNVVIHAGTVIGADAFYYQKRPDYFDPLVSCGHVVIEDGVTLGALSTIDRGVTGATTIGRGTKIDNQVHVGHDTVIGKMCLIAAQTGIAGCVVIEDEAVLWGQVGVTSGITIKEKAVVLAQTGVTKSLEGNKKYFGTPVQEAREYLKQIAKLKKQEK, encoded by the coding sequence ATGAAGTTTCCAAAAACATACAAACTTAAAACGATTGCAGAAATGCTCGGATGTTCCTATGTGGGAGCATCCGACTTTCCTGTTTTAGGAATGAACGAAATCCATGTGGTTGAGGCAGGGGATATTGTCTTTGTCGATCATCCCAAATACTACGACAAAGCCTTACAATCCAATGCAACGATCATTTTGATAAACAAAGAAGTGGAATGTCCAGAAGGAAAAGCCTTGTTGATTTCAGACAATCCGTTTAGAGATTTCAACAAATTGGCAAATTTCTTCCGTCCATTCGTTCCGTCTCAATCCAATATTTCTTCAACTGCCGAGATAGATGCTTCAACGATTATTCAACCCAATGTTTTTATAGGAAATTATGTAAAAATTGGTAAAAATTGTATCATTCATTCCAATGTTTCCATTTATGACCATACCGAAATTGGTGATAATGTAGTTATTCATGCAGGCACGGTCATCGGAGCAGATGCTTTTTATTATCAAAAGCGACCAGATTATTTCGACCCATTGGTTTCGTGTGGACATGTGGTCATAGAAGACGGTGTTACTCTCGGAGCATTGAGTACCATAGACCGCGGAGTTACAGGAGCAACCACCATCGGTCGAGGAACAAAAATCGACAATCAAGTACATGTTGGACACGATACCGTCATCGGAAAAATGTGTTTGATTGCCGCACAAACCGGAATTGCAGGTTGTGTAGTCATTGAAGACGAAGCGGTACTTTGGGGGCAAGTGGGAGTAACCAGCGGAATCACAATTAAGGAAAAGGCTGTGGTTTTGGCACAAACAGGCGTAACCAAATCATTGGAAGGAAACAAAAAGTATTTTGGAACACCCGTACAAGAAGCAAGAGAATATTTAAAACAAATCGCAAAATTAAAAAAGCAAGAGAAATAA